A single genomic interval of Mucilaginibacter robiniae harbors:
- a CDS encoding response regulator, with amino-acid sequence MSNNSPKRIVIFDDDEDILSICSYILEEQGWEVHTFTDCNSITEKVSTVQPQVILMDNWIPDAGGIIATQTLKNDATLKDIPVVYFSANSDIQLLADHAGAETYLAKPFDLDELERVINDVLVK; translated from the coding sequence ATGAGTAATAATTCGCCAAAAAGAATTGTAATTTTTGATGATGATGAAGATATTCTTTCCATTTGCTCTTACATTTTAGAAGAGCAGGGCTGGGAAGTACATACCTTTACAGATTGTAACAGCATTACGGAAAAAGTATCTACAGTGCAACCTCAGGTTATTTTGATGGATAACTGGATACCTGATGCGGGTGGTATTATAGCTACCCAAACCTTAAAAAATGATGCAACACTGAAAGATATTCCGGTAGTTTATTTTTCGGCTAACAGTGATATTCAGTTACTGGCCGATCATGCTGGCGCCGAAACTTATCTGGCAAAACCTTTTGATTTGGACGAGTTGGAAAGAGTAATCAATGACGTTTTAGTAAAATAA